In Sesamum indicum cultivar Zhongzhi No. 13 linkage group LG8, S_indicum_v1.0, whole genome shotgun sequence, the sequence GAGTGGCTTCCCCCTGCCCATAGAGAAACCTCTGGTTCCATCAGGCATTCTTGGCCCTTTCGCCGTCGGTTTTCCAGCTGCCGGACAGTTGCTCGAGACTGCACATGGAATAGCCACACTATGCCTAGGTTTCCCTCGGTTTCTAGACCAGCTTCTCTTCAAACCGACTGGATTTTCACCCGCCTGCACAAGAACGCAATATTAGTTTCTGTTGCTTCTTTTTGTACAAGAAATACGGAACTATCACTTCACTTTATTTCATAATACTAGAATCGGTAAGTGATGATCTTTTACCTCAGCTGGTTTTAAGGAGTTGGCCCGTGACGCGTCTTCATGAGATGGTCCTTGATCATCGTCTGAGTACATATCAAAATCCGACTTCCTGCTCCTTAGAACAGACTTGGGCTGCACATTAACCTTTACCAAATTAAAATGGTCCTGAGAGAGGGATatgttcataaaaattataaagtttcTCATTCGGGTAGAATCTACATACCGAACGCTTGAGCATGACCCTCACACGCATCCCTTTTCTCCAGTTTCTTTCGTCGTTTAATTTCTCGGCCTGAAGAGGTCAATCCATTAACAAATTCACAAGATCAAGAATAAATGAACTTCGAAAAAACTTTCTTACCGCTTTTTCTGCTGCTTCAGAGTTCTCATACTCTACCAATGCATGAAGCTTCAAAGATAGCCCAAAAGAAGAATTAAATCACcgcaaataaagaaaacaatgaaACAGAGCAAGAACGTTCCCAAATTCATCGTACCTTATTACTGATAACTAAATCACCTTTGGAAGAACGACAAGTATTTGATTCCTGTGGTTGGCATATTCGGATTGACTTGATACTGCATAGAATCATACATAGGCGGATTTCCTTAAGCATGAATCATCATACTATGAACAAGAAATGAATGAGCAAAGGTAAATATACCAACCTTCCAACCACACTAAACAGTTTCTCGATGTTTTCATGGGAGTGATCATCAGGCAGATTTTCGACTACAACGGTGCGCAACTGCATGAGATATAATCACAAgctcaaattattttatacgCAAAAGTAGTAAATTTTTTCACTACTGACTACTTAAGAGGGACGCAGCAAACCTGTATgtcctctttttctttatccGTTAAAGCCTGTTTGCGTCTCACCTTCTTGCCATTGTCACTTACAACCTATTACAacattttttggaaaatgttACTTATTCTCATCACAGGACAAGAACATAGTAAATGCATTGAAAAAGCACCAACCAGGCCAGGAGAGGAGGCCGATGAGCGCAACGCTCGTGCCACCGTTTGAGTATCAACATTGAGTGAGTTGAGTTTGTTTGCAGTTGAAACAAAGTCCATTGGAACTGTGAATGCCAAATTTTGAAACAGGCGGACGTGTCAAAAACACCGGTTGAGTATTATACATGCTTGTGggatatcaaaattaaagctatcaattaatttttcgaAATCCTCCTCACCAAAGCCTTGATGTTCTTTGTTCACATATTCAGCAAAGGAGTCATTTGCCAGGATGCTCATGTCACTGA encodes:
- the LOC105169573 gene encoding la-related protein 6C isoform X2; translation: MAEASGSRWSFKFNAGAPEFVPRSQAQTQLPVTSYLYPYVPYVDGISCGSWIYVADQETTFPVVDPNLASDDNDDELNQIIIKQAEYMFSDMSILANDSFAEYVNKEHQGFVPMDFVSTANKLNSLNVDTQTVARALRSSASSPGLVVSDNGKKVRRKQALTDKEKEDIQLRTVVVENLPDDHSHENIEKLFSVVGSIKSIRICQPQESNTCRSSKGDLVISNKLHALVEYENSEAAEKAAEKLNDERNWRKGMRVRVMLKRSPKSVLRSRKSDFDMYSDDDQGPSHEDASRANSLKPAEAGENPVGLKRSWSRNRGKPRHSVAIPCAVSSNCPAAGKPTAKGPRMPDGTRGFSMGRGKPLCVPV
- the LOC105169573 gene encoding la-related protein 6C isoform X1 gives rise to the protein MAEASGSRWSFKFNAGAPEFVPRSQAQTQLPVTSYLYPYVPYVDGISCGSWIYVADQETTFPVVDPNLASDDNDDELNQIIIKQAEYMFSDMSILANDSFAEYVNKEHQGFVPMDFVSTANKLNSLNVDTQTVARALRSSASSPGLVVSDNGKKVRRKQALTDKEKEDIQLRTVVVENLPDDHSHENIEKLFSVVGSIKSIRICQPQESNTCRSSKGDLVISNKLHALVEYENSEAAEKAAEKLNDERNWRKGMRVRVMLKRSVNVQPKSVLRSRKSDFDMYSDDDQGPSHEDASRANSLKPAEAGENPVGLKRSWSRNRGKPRHSVAIPCAVSSNCPAAGKPTAKGPRMPDGTRGFSMGRGKPLCVPV